One window of the Pieris brassicae chromosome 2, ilPieBrab1.1, whole genome shotgun sequence genome contains the following:
- the LOC123718775 gene encoding DNA-directed RNA polymerase III subunit RPC9 has translation MLEITQDENKLIININLLILVIMEIINANTAFLSNFEVMQILQQLKDNTQKKHKREASLATVTYETVRYLQDTECQHQSSEKIKNFLESLKSFKLTKLEKLMMVNTPPRTELEIQLIVQESEERLSENDVKLIIGAANEIFPQAS, from the exons ATGTTAG AAATAACACAAGacgaaaacaaattaataattaatataaatctgCTCATTTTAGTTATAATGGAAAT AATAAATGCAAATACCGCATTTCTATCAAATTTTGAAGTTATGCAAATTTTGCAACAATTGAAAGATAATACTCAAAAAAAGCACAAGAGAGAAGCATCTCTAGCAACTGTTACATAtgag aCTGTCAGATATTTACAAGACACGGAATGTCAACATCAAAGTagtgaaaaaattaagaatttctTGGAATCATTAAAGTCATTTAAATTGACcaaattagaaaaattaatgatGGTCAATACACCACCTAGGACAGAACTTGAAATACAACTG ATTGTTCAAGAGAGTGAAGAACGGTTATCAGAAAATGATGTAAAGCTGATTATTGGTGCTGCAAATGAAATCTTTCCACAAGCTAGTTAA
- the LOC123720228 gene encoding glutamine synthetase 2 cytoplasmic-like yields MVSHYIFNNFEKSNCFNYFDQIFSKMLKLYTAGIKIFNFQKKGDIFFRQKTTTPLDTYFNHYISLPLPKDKILASYVWIDGSGITMRSKDRVLEKLPCELSSVPKWSFDGSSTGQAKPKDSDTVLIPSAVYRDPFRMDPHVIVLCETYYGDGTPTATNHRANCAKILSKISNLEPWFGIEQEYTMFDFDMWPIGWPKCRGYPTTKSLFSYCGVGEHVAGREIAECHARACIYAGLDYAGSNAEVMKGSWEYQVGATLGIKAADDLWLGRYILNRIAEHFGVIISYHPKPMGKDQPGIGCHHNFSVKTMRSDGGLTEIEKVCNILCERHTSLIKNYGLMDGEENRKRLTGKFETAAYDSCRWAVADRGASVRLQRNVVANKKGFLEDRRPAGDCDPYRICALLGEIYVE; encoded by the exons atggTGTCTCACTAC attttcaataattttgaaaaatctaATTGTTTCAATTATTTCGACCAAATCTTTAGTAAAATGTTGAAGTTATACACTGCtggaattaaaattttcaattttcaaaaaaagggagatattttttttcgacaAAAAACAACTACGCCTTTGGATACGTACTTTAATCATTATATATCTTTACCATTAccaaaagataaaatattagcaTCTTACGTGTGGATTGATGGAAGTGGCATAACAATGCGCTCCAAGGATAGAGTATTAGAAAAACTGCCTTGCGAACTTTCTTCAGTGCCTAAGTGGTCTTTCGACGGTAGTTCTACAGGACAAGCTAAACCTAAAGATTCAGACACAGTATTGATACCATCTGCAGTGTATCGTGATCCATTTCGTATGGATCCTCACGTAATAGTACTATGTGAGACGTATTATGGAGACGGTACACCGACTGCTACTAATCACAGAGCTAATTGTGCAAAGATACTAAGTAAAATATCAAACCTAGAACCTTGGTTTGGTATAGAACAAGAGTATACAATGTTCGATTTTGATATGTGGCCCATAGGTTGGCCTAAATGCAGAGGCTATCCTACAACGAAATCTCTTTTCTCTTACTGTGGCGTTGGTGAGCACGTTGCTGGGAGAGAAATCGCGGAGTGCCATGCAAGAGCTTGCATTTATGCTGGTCTGGATTATGCGGGATCGAATGCTGAAGTGATGAAAGGTTCATGGGAGTATCAAGTAGGCGCGACTTTAGGAATTAAGGCTGCTGATGATTTATGGCTTGGACGATATATCCTAAATAGAATAGCAGAGCATTTTGGAGTCATTATCAGTTATCACCCAAAACCGATGGGAAAAGACCAGCCAGGTATTGGATGTCATCATAATTTCAGCGTAAAAACAATGCGTAGCGATGGAGGGTTAACGGAAATTGAAAAagtgtgtaatattttatgtgaaCGACACACTAGTCTTATTAAGAATTATGGTCTCATGGATGGAGAAGAAAACAGAAAAAGACTAACAGGTAAATTTGAAACTGCAGCATACGATTCATGTAGATGGGCTGTCGCAGATCGAGGCGCATCTGTCAGATTACAAAGAAACGTTGTAGcaaataaaaaaggatttcTCGAAGATAGACGACCTGCTGGCGATTGTGACCCATACAGAATATGCGCTCTCCTTGGAGAAATATATGtagaatag
- the LOC123720639 gene encoding glutamine synthetase 1, mitochondrial-like — translation MESLIQCITRSPILQSFKNVRVSSNRNMLKQSINHIMSKKVMDRYIRLPMPCNKVLATYCWIDGSGINMRCKDRILSCTPYSADAAPGWAFDGSSTGQATTANSDTNLKACAVYRDPFRLEPHVLVLAEVYMGDGSAAKTNHRKFCNDLCEYHKAEEPWFGLEQEYTMLDVDGWGLGWPKGGGFPAVNYEFSYCGIGAKYIAGRDICEAHTKACLYAGCDFEGTNAEVMFACWEWQIGTTIGIKAPDDMWMSRYIMSRISEDYGVVITYHPKPMGPKHPGVGMHHNFSTKRMRSDGGYAFIEECIKRLEKNHMKHMKNYQHDEQTNRMRLSGKFETAPFDKFSWGIANRKASIRLGRNIKEKGKGFMEDRRPAGDCDPYLVCGLLMDTCLGSVGSGGGGGKKGACK, via the coding sequence atgGAATCTTTGATTCAATGCATCACACGGAGTCCTATATTACAAAGTTTCAAAAATGTCCGTGTATCTTCAAACCGAAATATGCTCAAGCAGTCTATAAATCATATCATGAGCAAGAAAGTAATGGACAGGTATATTCGACTACCTATGCCATGTAATAAAGTTCTCGCAACTTATTGCTGGATTGATGGATCAGGTATAAATATGAGATGCAAGGATAGGATTCTATCTTGTACTCCATATAGTGCCGATGCCGCACCAGGCTGGGCTTTTGATGGTAGCTCTACTGGACAAGCAACAACTGCGAATTCTGATACTAACCTGAAAGCGTGTGCTGTCTATCGCGATCCGTTTCGATTAGAGCCGCATGTCCTTGTATTAGCGGAAGTATATATGGGTGACGGTTCAGCAGCAAAAACCAATCATAGAAAGTTTTGTAATGACCTTTGTGAATATCACAAAGCTGAAGAGCCATGGTTTGGCTTGGAACAGGAGTATACAATGTTAGATGTCGATGGATGGGGTTTGGGCTGGCCAAAAGGTGGTGGTTTTCCAGCAGTTAATTATGAGTTTTCTTATTGTGGAATCGGTGCAAAGTATATTGCAGGTAGGGATATTTGTGAAGCCCACACAAAGGCTTGTCTTTACGCAGGATGTGATTTCGAAGGGACTAATGCAGAAGTAATGTTTGCTTGCTGGGAGTGGCAGATAGGAACCACAATTGGTATAAAAGCTCCAGATGATATGTGGATGTCCCGTTACATAATGTCTAGAATATCTGAAGATTATGGAGTCGTGATAACTTATCATCCAAAGCCAATGGGTCCAAAACATCCTGGTGTCGGTATGCATCACAACTTTAGTACAAAAAGAATGAGATCTGACGGGGGCTATGCTTTTATTGAAGAATGTATTAAAAGGctagaaaaaaatcatatgaaGCACATGAAAAACTATCAACATGATGAACAAACTAATAGAATGCGTCTGTCAGGGAAATTTGAAACTGCACCCTTTGATAAATTTTCTTGGGGAATAGCAAATAGAAAAGCTTCTATTCGATTGGGAAggaatattaaagaaaagggTAAAGGATTTATGGAAGATAGAAGACCAGCCGGTGATTGCGATCCCTATTTAGTATGCGGTTTATTGATGGATACATGCTTAGGATCTGTTGGAAGTGGCGGTGGCGGCGGCAAAAAAGGAGCTTGTAAGTGA
- the LOC123720804 gene encoding plasminogen activator inhibitor 1 RNA-binding protein-like, whose protein sequence is MENSYGVGIVNRYALFLDDESDPLDALKAREQAKEQKKKTKEAEKENKGKPEAKPKIGNVVVRKGIKETQNVKSQENKSGDQQKNKGPARSNDRNAERPTPRRREERPQNGAVEGKEGARPRREFGDRKPNFERRNYNDNSEGGERRGPRPPREPREGQRGPRPGFDNRGKREFDRRSGSDKTGVKPVDKREGGGPHNWGTLKDDLEEELNKTGSDGDVGEEKPAEAPAVGAGDGQQPEPERTVPTEEEPRELTLDEYKALRNAQRTAPQYNLRKAGEGEDLSQWKNLVMLEKKKEGGEDDDSDEEYDISDYPQRVGRQKRLLGIEFTFSDGTRRGAPGGRGRGRGGRGRGGRGPPRDEVPVEEPRPIARSQVAPPKVDDSKDFPSLS, encoded by the coding sequence ATGGAGAATTCCTACGGTGTGGGTATTGTTAATAgatatgctcttttcttggacGATGAGTCCGATCCTCTGGATGCGTTAAAAGCGCGAGAGCAAGCAAAAGAGCAAAAAAAGAAGACCAAAGAGGccgaaaaagaaaataagggCAAACCTGAGGCCAAACCTAAGATCGGCAATGTCGTTGTGAGGAAAGGTATTAAGGAAACTCAAAATGTGAAGTCTCAGGAAAATAAGAGTGGTGATCAACAAAAAAACAAGGGGCCGGCGCGGAGCAACGACCGCAATGCGGAACGTCCTACGCCTCGTCGCCGCGAGGAACGTCCTCAGAATGGGGCCGTAGAAGGCAAGGAAGGAGCTAGGCCTCGTCGTGAGTTTGGAGATCGCAAACCGAACTTTGAGCGACGCAACTACAATGACAACTCTGAAGGAGGTGAGCGTCGCGGTCCGAGGCCTCCTCGTGAGCCCCGCGAAGGACAACGCGGTCCTAGGCCTGGTTTCGACAACAGGGGAAAACGTGAGTTCGATAGGCGGTCGGGTTCCGATAAAACGGGAGTTAAGCCTGTCGACAAACGGGAAGGTGGGGGCCCACACAACTGGGGCACTCTTAAAGACGACTTGGAGGAGGAGTTGAACAAAACTGGATCCGATGGTGACGTCGGGGAAGAGAAGCCCGCGGAGGCCCCGGCCGTGGGTGCTGGGGATGGGCAGCAGCCCGAGCCCGAGCGTACGGTGCCTACCGAGGAAGAGCCTCGAGAGCTGACGCTGGATGAGTACAAGGCGCTGCGAAATGCTCAACGCACCGCGCCCCAGTACAATTTACGCAAGGCCGGCGAGGGCGAGGATCTGAGCCAGTGGAAGAACTTGGTGATGCTGGAAAAAAAGAAGGAAGGGGGGGAGGACGATGATAGCGATGAGGAGTACGACATTTCTGACTATCCGCAGCGTGTGGGTCGTCAGAAGCGGCTGCTGGGCATCGAGTTCACGTTCAGCGACGGCACGCGGCGTGGCGCCCCAGGTGGTCGCGGCCGTGGTAGGGGTGGACGCGGTAGAGGCGGACGCGGGCCGCCACGCGATGAGGTGCCGGTGGAGGAGCCCCGGCCCATTGCGCGCTCGCAGGTGGCTCCTCCGAAGGTCGATGACAGCAAGGATTTTCCCTCTCTCAGCTAG